A section of the bacterium genome encodes:
- a CDS encoding galactose-1-phosphate uridylyltransferase: MNQLRRDPITGIWTIVIQDGVTVADLKPDVQAVRNIAGESCSYCQGREHETPAEIFAVRPPGSNRNEPGWRVRVVPEKMPVLQIHGDLNNRGLGLYDMFDGIGAHEVIIETPEHNQRLVDLSESAATEVLNTYRDRIVDLKKDARFRYVLVHKSLRSGNDPHLRHAHSNILATPITPQRVREEFTNAQQFFNLKDRCLFCDVIRQELDDNQRLLAESSDFIALCPFASRAPFETWILPRRHETFFEEQSKMPGLAKILLAVLGQMRNLLGDPNYVMEIHSGPNLNAGKQRGYWKTVERDFHWHLEITPRLRSYTSFEMGFGFPVNPMPPEKAAEIMRLTAAV, encoded by the coding sequence ATGAATCAACTGCGTCGCGACCCGATTACCGGCATCTGGACTATTGTCATTCAAGATGGCGTGACCGTGGCGGATTTGAAGCCGGATGTGCAGGCGGTGCGCAACATCGCCGGCGAATCCTGCTCGTATTGCCAGGGCCGCGAACACGAAACGCCGGCAGAGATCTTCGCCGTCCGGCCGCCCGGCTCCAACCGCAACGAACCCGGCTGGCGCGTGCGGGTCGTGCCCGAGAAAATGCCGGTGCTGCAGATTCACGGCGATCTCAACAATCGCGGCCTGGGCCTGTACGACATGTTCGACGGCATCGGCGCGCACGAAGTCATCATCGAAACCCCGGAACACAACCAGCGCCTGGTGGATTTGTCCGAAAGCGCGGCCACCGAGGTGTTGAACACTTACCGGGATCGCATTGTGGATCTCAAGAAAGACGCGCGCTTTCGCTACGTGCTGGTGCACAAGAGTCTGCGCAGCGGCAATGATCCGCACTTGCGCCATGCCCACAGCAACATTCTGGCGACGCCCATCACGCCGCAGCGCGTGCGCGAGGAATTCACCAACGCGCAGCAGTTCTTCAATCTCAAAGACCGCTGCCTGTTCTGCGATGTCATTCGTCAGGAGCTGGATGACAACCAGCGGCTGCTGGCCGAGAGCAGCGATTTCATCGCGCTGTGCCCCTTTGCCAGCCGCGCCCCCTTCGAAACCTGGATTCTGCCGCGGCGCCATGAGACTTTTTTCGAAGAACAGAGCAAGATGCCCGGCCTGGCCAAAATCCTGCTGGCGGTACTCGGGCAAATGCGCAATCTGCTCGGTGATCCCAATTACGTGATGGAGATTCATTCCGGTCCGAATCTGAATGCCGGCAAACAGCGGGGCTACTGGAAAACGGTGGAGCGCGATTTTCATTGGCACCTGGAAATCACGCCGCGCTTGCGCAGCTATACCTCATTTGAAATGGGGTTCGGTTTTCCCGTCAATCCCATGCCGCCGGAGAAGGCGGCGGAAATCATGCGCCTCACTGCTGCGGTCTGA
- a CDS encoding YfiM family protein yields MRLSPSHMRRQAAPAATLALLLATAAAAQPLTQAALPPFSRQSFISNHASLFSANQLTAALPLEPAVRFSLANFSRIDSTRPQAHALPPFPPPRSVSRQRLLLAGGALVTANWILYHQLNEAWWQEKRSGFHFYQGYRRTHGAYDLGWHDSYYYHLDKASHVLAGLFMTESLFEINRWVGFSATGAERVSAIVATALLLEVEIYDGFFEEWGFSLGDFLANELGVLWATAQRRSPGLRAVRLKISYDPRAPIAEDSWIKSYNAMTFWLSFPVRQWLPSAAQRVWPAWLNLAAGYGTDRLRHGRLEAYLALDLNGAALLKSRSPYTLPLRLLLTYVHLPLPALQFKPALRFLPMQF; encoded by the coding sequence ATGCGCCTTTCGCCCTCTCATATGCGCCGGCAGGCGGCACCGGCAGCCACGCTCGCGCTATTGCTGGCCACGGCCGCGGCCGCCCAGCCTCTCACCCAGGCAGCCTTGCCACCCTTTTCCCGCCAATCATTCATCAGCAACCATGCAAGCCTTTTCTCTGCCAACCAGCTCACGGCAGCTCTGCCGCTCGAACCGGCCGTGCGATTTTCCCTGGCAAATTTCAGCCGCATCGACAGTACGCGCCCGCAGGCGCACGCGCTGCCGCCCTTCCCGCCGCCACGGTCCGTCTCGCGGCAACGGCTGTTGCTCGCCGGCGGGGCATTGGTGACGGCGAACTGGATTCTCTATCATCAACTCAATGAGGCCTGGTGGCAAGAGAAGCGCAGCGGATTTCATTTCTACCAAGGCTACCGCCGCACGCACGGCGCGTATGATTTGGGCTGGCACGACAGCTACTACTATCATCTCGACAAGGCCAGCCATGTACTCGCCGGGCTGTTCATGACGGAGTCTCTCTTTGAAATCAACCGTTGGGTGGGATTCTCCGCAACCGGGGCGGAGCGCGTGAGCGCGATCGTGGCAACGGCACTCTTGCTCGAAGTTGAAATCTACGACGGCTTCTTTGAAGAATGGGGATTCAGTCTGGGCGATTTTCTCGCCAATGAATTGGGCGTGTTGTGGGCCACGGCGCAACGGCGCTCGCCCGGCCTGCGCGCGGTTCGCCTCAAGATCAGTTACGATCCGCGCGCGCCCATCGCAGAGGATTCCTGGATCAAGAGCTACAATGCCATGACGTTCTGGCTGAGTTTTCCGGTGCGCCAATGGCTGCCCTCCGCGGCGCAGCGCGTGTGGCCGGCCTGGCTCAATCTCGCAGCCGGCTATGGCACCGACCGCTTGCGCCACGGCCGTCTGGAAGCTTATCTGGCGCTTGATCTCAACGGCGCGGCGCTGCTCAAATCACGCAGTCCCTACACCCTGCCGCTGCGGCTGCTGTTGACTTACGTCCATCTGCCCCTGCCGGCGCTGCAATTCAAACCGGCGTTGCGCTTCTTACCGATGCAATTCTGA
- a CDS encoding DUF819 family protein, with protein sequence MPLLQSPMAIFAVCAGLCALVFWISAQPWARRFFSIVPSILFVYYLPTLATTFGVIPAVSPVYDWMRDYLLPFSLFILMVTADLPAIIKVGPKALAMMLFGTAGVILGGVAAYAIFEKWLPPEAWKGMAALSGSWIGGSGNFAAIKEAVAAPDSIIGPIIVVDTAVAYSWMGVLLFLANYQKPLDRLLGGSSEVLQDLNRRMKDYQESQQRPLAVSDLFLIIALGFGGAVISQSLAGKLYGLTHAALQQNLPLVDSIFTEFTWLIIVISTAGILLSFTPLRRLEAAGASKVGYVALFLFLTSIGAKANLAGLLAAPVLLLAGVVWICFHILFLFAGARLIKAPMFLVAIGSQANIGGPASAPIVAAAYYEAMAPVGVLMGVLGYLLGNYGGLLCALLLRMLAG encoded by the coding sequence ATGCCCCTGCTGCAAAGTCCGATGGCCATCTTTGCCGTGTGCGCCGGCCTGTGCGCGCTGGTCTTTTGGATCAGCGCGCAACCGTGGGCGCGCCGCTTCTTCAGCATCGTGCCTTCGATTCTGTTCGTCTACTATTTGCCGACGCTGGCCACCACCTTCGGCGTCATTCCAGCGGTCTCGCCGGTGTATGATTGGATGCGTGATTATCTGCTGCCCTTCAGCCTGTTCATCTTGATGGTGACCGCTGACTTGCCGGCCATCATCAAAGTCGGCCCGAAAGCGCTGGCCATGATGCTGTTTGGCACAGCGGGCGTAATCCTCGGCGGCGTGGCGGCGTATGCCATTTTCGAAAAATGGCTGCCGCCCGAGGCGTGGAAAGGCATGGCCGCGCTCTCCGGCAGTTGGATCGGCGGCAGCGGCAATTTCGCGGCAATCAAGGAAGCGGTGGCCGCGCCCGACAGCATCATCGGCCCCATCATCGTGGTCGACACCGCCGTGGCGTACAGTTGGATGGGCGTGCTGCTGTTTCTCGCGAACTATCAAAAGCCGCTCGACCGGCTGCTGGGCGGCAGTTCGGAAGTATTGCAGGATCTCAACCGCCGCATGAAGGATTATCAAGAAAGCCAGCAGCGCCCCCTTGCCGTCTCCGATCTTTTCCTGATCATCGCGCTCGGCTTTGGTGGCGCCGTCATCAGCCAAAGTCTCGCGGGCAAACTCTACGGTCTGACACACGCGGCGTTGCAGCAAAACCTGCCGCTGGTCGACTCGATTTTCACTGAATTCACGTGGTTGATCATCGTCATTTCCACTGCCGGCATTCTGCTTTCGTTTACGCCGCTGCGCCGCCTCGAGGCTGCCGGCGCCTCCAAGGTGGGTTATGTTGCCCTTTTCCTTTTTCTCACTTCAATCGGGGCGAAAGCCAATCTTGCGGGTTTGCTGGCCGCGCCGGTGCTGCTGCTCGCCGGCGTGGTGTGGATTTGCTTTCACATTCTTTTCCTGTTTGCCGGCGCGCGCTTGATCAAAGCGCCGATGTTTTTGGTGGCGATTGGCAGCCAGGCCAATATCGGCGGGCCGGCCAGCGCTCCCATCGTTGCCGCTGCCTACTACGAAGCCATGGCGCCGGTGGGCGTGCTCATGGGGGTGCTCGGTTATCTGTTGGGGAATTACGGCGGGTTGTTGTGCGCTTTGCTGCTGCGCATGCTGGCGGGATGA
- a CDS encoding S8 family serine peptidase, which translates to MRRFRLRLFIAACFMLTLVPLFAGELPEPVAAKLDPRLRLLLQQPELQKGLLAQAGGLHATTAGEFATVLVKTRGTRSELAARGARVLAMIGEIAVLEAPVAQLEAIAGLPNVVYLEAARLLRFSNDTGVVEAGGKAAAQQFNLTGKGVIVGVIDSGIDWRHGDFRKAGGQTRIKYLLDLSQGGMVYTEAEINAALSGGVALTTTDRNGHGSHVTGSAAGNGLATGANIPAGTFAGMAPEADIIFVKSKNGDSGNISDADAVRGLSFIDSVAGRLGKPYVVNLSFGGHSGAHDGSSLQEQAIDELVGAGKPGKVIVVAAGNDGDNDIHAGGAVSNSVTVNFNVPAFAASSGTQNDYLEMNAWYPGNATLSFRLTAPNNAQYTANSGVRFAQDTPNGAVIIDNASTGANPLNNDKEVLIQVFDFSSNLPAVGTWKLTITGNVSRYDLWLVGSSMGAALTSNLDTTRTVTIPATAKNVITVGAWNTKRTWVDLDNNSLQSPGVVLGAAGSFSGSGPTRDGRTKPEISAPGQMIASTLSAEASPNSPFSIWKGTASFPNAFTLRDNRHAVGRGTSFAAPLVAGGIALLLEKNPNRDALHIRNALTASARRDAFTGPVPNQKWGYGKVDFLAALTPTAVADFATAGRPPAAFALLPNYPNPFNPATTIAFQLPAASAVELAVYDISGRRVQHLLAGKLPAGLHRVRWNGRDEGGNAVSTGVYFCKIIAGNWVASQKLLLLQ; encoded by the coding sequence ATGCGCAGATTTCGCCTGCGGCTCTTCATTGCCGCCTGCTTCATGCTCACGCTGGTTCCGCTGTTTGCGGGGGAATTACCCGAGCCGGTTGCCGCCAAACTCGATCCACGGCTGCGGCTGCTGTTACAGCAACCGGAGCTGCAAAAGGGACTGTTGGCTCAGGCGGGCGGCCTGCACGCCACCACAGCAGGCGAGTTCGCCACCGTGCTGGTCAAGACTCGCGGCACGCGCAGCGAACTGGCCGCCCGCGGCGCCCGCGTGCTGGCGATGATCGGCGAAATCGCCGTACTCGAGGCGCCGGTGGCGCAGTTGGAGGCGATTGCCGGACTGCCCAACGTCGTTTACCTGGAAGCGGCGCGCTTGCTGCGCTTCAGCAATGACACCGGAGTGGTGGAAGCAGGAGGCAAAGCCGCCGCGCAGCAATTCAATCTCACCGGCAAGGGCGTGATCGTCGGCGTGATCGATTCCGGCATTGATTGGCGCCACGGTGATTTTCGCAAAGCCGGCGGCCAAACCCGCATCAAATATCTGCTCGATCTCAGCCAGGGCGGCATGGTCTATACCGAAGCAGAGATCAACGCGGCGCTCAGCGGCGGCGTCGCGCTTACCACCACTGACCGTAATGGCCATGGCTCGCATGTGACCGGCAGTGCGGCCGGCAACGGCCTCGCCACCGGCGCCAACATTCCGGCGGGAACCTTTGCCGGCATGGCGCCGGAAGCGGATATCATTTTCGTCAAATCAAAGAACGGCGACAGTGGCAATATTTCCGATGCGGATGCCGTGCGCGGCCTGAGCTTCATCGACAGCGTGGCCGGCCGGTTGGGCAAGCCCTATGTCGTCAACTTGAGTTTTGGCGGCCACAGCGGCGCGCACGACGGCAGCAGTTTGCAGGAGCAGGCGATCGATGAGCTGGTGGGCGCGGGCAAACCCGGCAAAGTGATCGTGGTCGCGGCCGGCAATGACGGCGACAACGACATTCATGCCGGCGGCGCGGTCAGCAATTCCGTCACGGTGAATTTCAACGTGCCCGCGTTTGCCGCCAGCAGCGGCACGCAAAACGACTATCTCGAAATGAATGCCTGGTATCCGGGCAACGCCACGCTCTCCTTTCGCTTGACCGCGCCGAACAACGCGCAATACACCGCCAACAGCGGCGTGCGTTTCGCGCAAGACACGCCGAACGGCGCCGTCATCATCGACAATGCCTCCACCGGCGCCAATCCGCTCAACAACGACAAGGAAGTCTTGATTCAGGTTTTCGATTTCAGCAGCAATTTGCCGGCGGTGGGCACGTGGAAGCTGACCATCACCGGCAACGTCAGCCGGTATGATCTCTGGCTGGTCGGTTCCAGCATGGGCGCGGCGCTGACCTCGAATCTCGATACCACGCGCACGGTGACGATTCCGGCGACCGCGAAGAATGTGATCACCGTGGGCGCGTGGAACACCAAGCGCACCTGGGTGGATTTGGACAACAACTCGCTGCAGAGTCCCGGTGTCGTGCTCGGCGCCGCCGGCTCCTTTTCCGGCAGCGGGCCGACGCGCGACGGCCGCACCAAACCGGAAATCAGTGCGCCCGGCCAGATGATTGCCTCGACGCTCTCCGCCGAGGCTTCGCCCAACAGCCCCTTCAGCATTTGGAAGGGAACCGCCTCGTTTCCGAATGCCTTCACCTTGCGGGATAATCGTCATGCCGTGGGACGCGGCACCAGCTTCGCTGCCCCGCTGGTCGCGGGAGGAATCGCGTTGCTGCTGGAAAAGAATCCCAACCGTGACGCGCTGCACATTCGCAACGCTCTGACCGCCAGCGCGCGGCGCGACGCGTTTACTGGCCCGGTGCCCAATCAGAAGTGGGGCTACGGCAAAGTCGATTTTCTCGCGGCGCTCACACCCACAGCCGTGGCGGATTTTGCAACCGCCGGACGACCACCGGCGGCGTTTGCCCTGCTGCCCAATTACCCCAATCCTTTCAATCCCGCCACCACGATTGCCTTTCAACTGCCGGCGGCCAGCGCGGTCGAGCTCGCGGTTTACGATATCAGCGGGCGGCGCGTGCAGCATCTGCTTGCCGGCAAGCTGCCGGCCGGCCTCCATCGCGTGCGCTGGAACGGCCGCGATGAGGGCGGCAATGCCGTGTCCACCGGCGTGTATTTCTGCAAAATCATCGCGGGGAATTGGGTGGCTTCGCAAAAACTTCTGTTACTGCAGTGA
- a CDS encoding lysophospholipid acyltransferase family protein — protein MKSINQTAGNSQPKPQLSRGQRVTFWLATRCGWLALLLIGHWTRIRLVGREHCERLRAGGRPYLICTWHGKILIPIFVHRNENICGMVSEHRDGEMIAQTLHRIGYTTVRGSSTRGGSRAMIAMIRALRAGGAGAIMPDGPKGPRHQFKAGAIAIAQKAGADLLPLTFASSSCWRLQSWDQFIIPKPFSRAIALYGEPVAVEASADAAQLERLRQQMEQRMLALEAEAEAHFSQLVCDSNRSRPAQVG, from the coding sequence GTGAAGAGCATAAACCAGACCGCCGGTAATTCTCAACCAAAGCCGCAACTTTCCCGCGGCCAGCGCGTGACGTTTTGGCTCGCGACGCGCTGCGGCTGGCTGGCGCTGCTGCTGATTGGTCACTGGACGCGCATTCGTCTGGTGGGCCGCGAACACTGCGAGCGGCTGCGGGCCGGCGGCAGACCATATCTCATTTGCACCTGGCACGGCAAGATCCTCATCCCCATCTTCGTTCACCGTAATGAAAATATCTGCGGCATGGTCAGTGAGCACCGCGACGGCGAGATGATCGCGCAGACGCTGCATCGCATCGGCTATACCACGGTGCGCGGTTCCAGCACGCGCGGCGGCAGCCGCGCGATGATCGCGATGATTCGCGCGCTGCGCGCGGGCGGTGCCGGCGCAATCATGCCGGACGGCCCGAAAGGCCCACGGCATCAATTCAAAGCCGGCGCCATTGCCATCGCGCAAAAAGCCGGCGCAGATTTGCTGCCGTTGACTTTTGCGAGCTCCTCCTGCTGGCGGCTGCAAAGCTGGGATCAATTCATCATTCCCAAACCGTTCAGCCGCGCCATTGCCCTCTACGGCGAGCCGGTGGCCGTCGAGGCCTCCGCCGATGCCGCACAACTCGAGAGATTGCGGCAACAGATGGAGCAACGCATGCTCGCACTGGAGGCCGAGGCCGAAGCGCATTTCTCGCAACTCGTCTGCGATTCAAATCGCAGTCGCCCAGCGCAAGTCGGCTGA
- the lpxK gene encoding tetraacyldisaccharide 4'-kinase: MTKIHYPALLPLSWLYRGLVQLRNCGYEKGILPVQKLPARVLSVGNLSVGGTGKTPLTIFLANALQQEGWHTAIVARGYRRAGHGTCIVSDGRGLRADLHASGDEPQLLAAACAGTPVIVDESKTRAAQVAVAQFQPQVILIDDGFQHRRLHRDLEIVLAPAELLRGAAWLLPAGPLREPLGNLRRAQLLLLTGLSALAAAAQEALHKHCADHFGVKTFALEFQPRGLHPLIGGEALPAAAAADRRAVLVSGIANPARFVEMLRGLGIQPVEILNFSDHYNYRASDAQRLVDLMVRSRSDLLITTGKDAVKLRQFDCLRRLPAYALEIQAMPAPDFLPAVKQVLGAAE, from the coding sequence ATGACAAAGATCCATTACCCCGCACTCCTGCCGCTTTCCTGGCTGTATCGCGGCCTGGTTCAACTGCGTAACTGCGGTTACGAGAAAGGCATTCTACCCGTGCAGAAGCTGCCGGCGCGTGTGCTGAGCGTGGGCAACCTGTCAGTGGGCGGCACCGGCAAAACGCCGCTCACGATTTTTCTGGCGAATGCTCTGCAGCAGGAAGGCTGGCACACCGCGATCGTGGCGCGCGGCTACCGGCGCGCCGGCCACGGCACCTGCATTGTCAGTGACGGTCGCGGCCTGCGCGCTGACCTGCACGCCAGCGGTGATGAGCCGCAGTTGCTCGCGGCCGCTTGTGCCGGCACCCCCGTGATTGTGGATGAAAGCAAAACGCGCGCAGCACAAGTCGCGGTGGCGCAGTTTCAGCCGCAGGTGATCTTGATTGACGACGGTTTTCAGCATCGCCGTTTGCACCGTGATCTCGAGATTGTGCTGGCGCCGGCTGAGCTGTTGCGCGGCGCCGCCTGGCTGTTGCCGGCCGGGCCCTTGCGCGAGCCGCTGGGCAATCTGCGGCGGGCGCAACTGCTGCTGCTCACCGGGCTGTCGGCTCTTGCCGCTGCGGCGCAGGAAGCATTGCACAAGCATTGCGCCGATCACTTCGGCGTCAAAACTTTCGCGCTGGAGTTTCAGCCACGCGGCCTGCATCCGCTGATCGGCGGTGAAGCTCTGCCGGCCGCCGCAGCCGCCGACCGCCGCGCGGTGCTGGTGAGTGGCATTGCAAATCCCGCGCGCTTTGTGGAGATGCTGCGCGGCCTCGGCATCCAGCCTGTGGAGATTTTGAATTTTTCAGATCACTACAACTATCGCGCCAGCGACGCGCAACGCCTTGTCGACCTGATGGTGCGATCGCGCAGTGATCTTCTGATCACAACCGGCAAAGACGCGGTCAAGCTGCGGCAATTCGATTGCCTGCGCCGGCTGCCGGCTTACGCTCTCGAAATTCAAGCCATGCCAGCGCCGGATTTTTTGCCGGCGGTGAAACAAGTGCTCGGCGCTGCAGAATGA
- a CDS encoding sigma-54 dependent transcriptional regulator encodes MTEESTIGRRARKYSILVVDDDRNICKMIEINLRKEKEYIVDTANSGEACLKMIRENIPDLILLDIQMPGIDGIETLTRIRNEEPRIPVVMMSAHGTIEKAVKSMKLGAYDFIQKPFPSDRLLVTVRNALTTSSLKQEIDSLRSELKDRFQFKNIIGQSGVMQEVFRALEKVVNSNVTVLIQGESGTGKELIARAIHYHNPQRCNKPFVAVNCSALPESLLESELFGHEKGAFTGATGKRIGKFEVASGGSIFLDEIGLMTPATQAKMLRILQEREFERVGGNELVKVDVRVISATNRDLEEAVRESEFREDLFYRISVFPIKLPPLRERREDIPLLAAHFIDKFARQENKEVEGIAPDALELLMAYNWPGNVRELENAIERAVVLASTREITPKDLPNTVRAIGEKRIYESDNTLSSWIEKLEEEALRNALLENGGNISQTAKKLGIGRATIYRKAKKYGLPMVK; translated from the coding sequence ATGACAGAAGAGAGTACCATCGGCCGGAGGGCCAGGAAATATTCGATTTTGGTGGTCGACGATGATCGCAACATTTGCAAGATGATCGAAATCAACTTGCGCAAGGAAAAGGAATATATCGTCGACACGGCGAACAGCGGGGAAGCCTGTTTGAAGATGATCCGGGAAAACATTCCGGATCTGATTCTGCTCGACATTCAAATGCCCGGGATCGATGGCATCGAAACCCTCACGCGCATTCGCAATGAAGAGCCGCGCATCCCGGTGGTAATGATGTCGGCACACGGCACCATCGAAAAAGCGGTGAAGTCGATGAAGCTGGGCGCCTATGATTTCATTCAAAAGCCGTTTCCCAGCGACCGCTTGTTGGTGACGGTGCGCAACGCCCTCACCACCAGCTCACTCAAGCAAGAGATCGATTCGCTGCGCTCGGAGCTGAAGGATCGCTTTCAGTTCAAGAATATCATCGGCCAGTCCGGCGTCATGCAGGAAGTTTTCCGGGCGCTGGAGAAGGTGGTCAACAGCAATGTCACGGTGTTGATTCAAGGCGAGAGCGGCACCGGCAAGGAGTTGATTGCGCGCGCGATTCACTACCACAACCCGCAGCGCTGCAACAAGCCGTTTGTCGCAGTGAATTGCTCGGCGCTGCCGGAGTCGCTGCTGGAGAGCGAATTGTTCGGCCACGAGAAGGGTGCATTCACCGGCGCCACCGGCAAGCGCATCGGCAAATTCGAAGTGGCCAGCGGCGGCAGTATTTTCCTCGATGAGATCGGCTTGATGACGCCCGCGACCCAGGCGAAGATGCTGCGCATCCTGCAGGAGCGCGAATTCGAACGCGTCGGCGGCAACGAGCTGGTAAAGGTGGATGTGCGCGTGATCTCGGCGACCAACCGCGATCTCGAAGAGGCCGTGCGCGAAAGTGAATTCCGCGAAGACTTGTTTTACCGCATCTCGGTCTTTCCCATCAAGCTGCCGCCGCTGCGCGAGCGCCGCGAAGACATTCCGCTGCTGGCGGCGCATTTCATCGACAAGTTCGCGCGCCAGGAGAACAAGGAAGTGGAGGGCATCGCGCCGGATGCGCTGGAGCTGCTGATGGCCTACAACTGGCCCGGCAACGTGCGCGAGCTGGAAAATGCCATCGAGCGCGCGGTGGTGCTCGCCTCCACCCGGGAAATCACTCCCAAAGATCTGCCGAACACCGTGCGCGCGATCGGCGAAAAGCGCATCTACGAATCCGACAACACCCTGTCGAGCTGGATCGAGAAACTGGAGGAAGAAGCGCTGCGCAACGCGCTGCTGGAAAACGGCGGGAATATTTCACAGACCGCGAAGAAGCTCGGCATCGGCCGTGCCACCATTTACCGCAAAGCCAAGAAATACGGCCTGCCGATGGTCAAATAG
- a CDS encoding flippase-like domain-containing protein: MRLIVVLSLGLLITSVYSACTIDQPALEALRHFPLSHALLLLAMALLPWLLSALRLSVWMSFLRHPARFPEILRIVIAAEAVSAVTPTAVGGGYFKLGWLVKRGVPAGTAASLMILGTLEEYFFFLLSVPAVLMLSPAAREFFALGALWDLLPLQDWQGGDILLTVLLAAAAGSAAARLVWRSLPLRHKNRVAEWWRTCRQQAHVGMQTLRQVITHGGWRFFVTVGLAGVHWACRCSLLVVLLEGLRQNLDALQVIVSQWLLFMVMNFVPSPGAVGGAEFGFLLLYREVLPENFVGVLSAAWRVLTFTLPVGLAALVFMLHARHRNKKGIPPDSGRVDALSASGVNAGAAI; encoded by the coding sequence ATGCGTTTGATTGTTGTGCTCAGCCTCGGTCTGCTGATCACGTCGGTCTATTCGGCCTGCACGATCGATCAGCCGGCACTCGAGGCCTTGCGCCATTTTCCCCTTTCGCATGCGCTGCTGCTGCTGGCGATGGCGCTTTTGCCGTGGCTGCTCAGCGCTCTCCGGCTCTCGGTGTGGATGAGCTTCTTGCGCCATCCGGCGCGTTTTCCTGAGATTCTGCGCATCGTCATTGCCGCGGAGGCGGTGTCCGCGGTCACACCCACGGCAGTGGGCGGCGGCTACTTCAAACTCGGCTGGCTGGTCAAGCGCGGCGTGCCGGCCGGCACTGCCGCCTCGCTGATGATTTTGGGGACGCTGGAAGAGTATTTTTTCTTTCTGCTCAGTGTGCCGGCGGTGCTCATGCTTTCGCCGGCCGCGCGCGAGTTCTTCGCCCTCGGCGCGCTGTGGGATCTGCTGCCGCTGCAGGATTGGCAGGGCGGCGACATTCTGCTCACGGTGCTGCTCGCGGCGGCAGCCGGATCGGCGGCGGCCAGACTGGTTTGGCGCAGTTTGCCGCTGCGGCACAAAAACAGAGTGGCAGAATGGTGGCGGACCTGCCGGCAGCAAGCACACGTCGGCATGCAGACTTTGCGGCAGGTGATCACGCACGGCGGCTGGCGCTTCTTTGTGACCGTGGGATTGGCGGGGGTGCATTGGGCATGCCGTTGCAGCCTGCTGGTCGTTTTGTTGGAAGGCTTACGCCAAAACCTCGACGCGCTGCAGGTGATTGTCTCGCAATGGCTGCTCTTCATGGTGATGAATTTCGTGCCCTCGCCGGGCGCGGTCGGCGGCGCCGAGTTCGGCTTCTTGCTGCTTTATCGCGAGGTGTTGCCGGAGAACTTTGTGGGCGTGCTCTCCGCCGCCTGGCGGGTGTTGACCTTCACCCTGCCGGTGGGATTGGCGGCGCTGGTGTTCATGCTGCACGCCCGGCATCGAAACAAAAAGGGCATCCCACCTGACAGCGGCAGGGTGGATGCCCTTTCTGCGAGCGGCGTGAATGCCGGTGCGGCTATTTGA